Proteins encoded together in one Ipomoea triloba cultivar NCNSP0323 chromosome 4, ASM357664v1 window:
- the LOC116016188 gene encoding eukaryotic peptide chain release factor GTP-binding subunit-like → MGKEKVHINIVVIGHVDSGKSTTTGHLIYKLGGIDKRVIERFEKEAAEMNKRSFKYAWVLDKLKAERERGITIDIALWKFETTKYYCTVIDAPGHRDFIKNMITGTSQADCAVLIIDSTTGGFEAGISKDGQTREHALLAFTLGVRQMICCCNKMDATTPKYSKARYDEIVKEVSSYMKKVGYNPEKIPFVPISGFEGDNMIERSTNLDWYKGPTLLEALDMIHEPKRPSDKPLRLPLQDVYKIGGIGTVPVGRVETGILKPGMVVTFGPSGLTTEVKSVEMHHEALQEALPGDNVGFNVKNVAVKDLKRGYVASNSKDDPAKGAASFTSQVIIMNHPGQIGNGYAPVLDCHTSHIAVKFAELLTKIDRRSGKELEKEPKFLKNGDAGMVKMIPTKPMVVETFSEYPPLGRFAVRDMRQTVAVGVIKNVDKKDPTGAKVTKAAQKKKVGLNLSPQCAVMENRMGKEKVHINIVVIGHVDSGKSTTTGHLIYKLGGIDKRVIERFEKEAAEMNKRSFKYAWVLDKLKAERERGITIDIALWKFETTKYYCTVIDAPGHRDFIKNMITGTSQADCAVLIIDSTTGGFEAGISKDGQTREHALLAFTLGVRQMICCCNKMDATTPKYSKARYDEIVKEVSSYMKKVGYNPEKIPFVPISGFEGDNMIERSTNLDWYKGPTLLEALDMIHEPKRPSDKPLRLPLQDVYKIGGIGTVPVGRVETGILKPGMVVTFGPSGLTTEVKSVEMHHEALQEALPGDNVGFNVKNVAVKDLKRGYVASNSKDDPAKGAASFTSQVIIMNHPGQIGNGYAPVLDCHTSHIAVKFAELLTKIDRRSGKELEKEPKFLKNGDAGMVKMIPTKPMVVETFSEYPPLGRFAVRDMRQTVAVGVIKNVDKKDPTGAKVTKAAQKKK, encoded by the exons ATGGGTAAGGAGAAGGTTCACATTAACATTGTGGTCATTGGCCATGTTGACTCTGGTAAGTCGACCACTACTGGCCACTTGATCTACAAGCTTGGAGGAATTGACAAGCGAGTTATTGAGAGGTTTGAGAAAGAAGCTGCTGAGATGAACAAGAGGTCTTTCAAGTATGCCTGGGTGCTTGACAAGCTCAAAGCTGAGCGTGAGCGTGGTATCACCATTGATATTGCCTTGTGGAAATTTGAGACCACCAAGTACTACTGCACTGTCATTGATGCCCCTGGACATCGTGACTTTATCAAAAACATGATTACGGGTACCTCACAGGCAGACTGTGCTGTCCTCATTATTGACTCCACAACTGGTGGTTTTGAGGCTGGTATTTCCAAGGATGGACAGACCCGTGAGCATGCTTTGCTTGCTTTCACCCTTGGTGTGAGGCAAATGATTTGCTGCTGTAACAAG ATGGATGCCACCACCCCTAAATATTCTAAGGCTAGGTATGATGAAATTGTGAAGGAAGTCTCATCCTACATGAAGAAGGTTGGATACAACCCTGAAAAGATTCCATTTGTTCCCATCTCTGGTTTTGAGGGTGACAACATGATTGAGAGGTCAACCAACCTTGACTGGTACAAGGGACCAACTCTCCTTGAGGCTCTTGACATGATACATGAGCCCAAGAGGCCATCTGACAAGCCCCTCCGACTTCCACTTCAGGATGTGTACAAGATCGGTGGTATTGGAACTGTCCCTGTGGGTCGTGTGGAGACTGGTATCCTGAAGCCGGGTATGGTTGTTACATTTGGACCTTCTGGTCTTACCACTGAAGTTAAGTCTGTTGAAATGCACCACGAAGCCCTTCAGGAGGCACTTCCCGGTGACAATGTTGGGTTCAATGTGAAGAACGTTGCTGTGAAGGATCTGAAGCGTGGTTATGTTGCCTCTAACTCCAAGGATGACCCTGCCAAAGGAGCTGCTAGCTTCACCTCTCAGGTCATCATCATGAACCACCCTGGACAGATCGGTAATGGATATGCTCCCGTGCTGGACTGCCACACCTCCCACATTGCAGTGAAGTTTGCTGAACTTTTGACCAAGATTGATAGACGGTCTGGTAAGGAGCTGGAGAAGGAACCCAAGTTCCTGAAGAATGGTGATGCTGGTATGGTGAAGATGATTCCCACCAAGCCCATGGTTGTTGAAACCTTCTCTGAGTACCCACCACTTGGTCGTTTTGCTGTGAGGGACATGAGACAAACGGTTGCAGTTGGTGTTATCAAGAATGTTGACAAGAAGGATCCAACTGGTGCCAAGGTCACCAAGGCTGCCCAGAAGAAGAA AGTTGGTTTGAATCTCTCCCCACAATGTGCTGTTATGGAA AATAGAATGGGTAAGGAGAAGGTTCACATTAACATTGTGGTCATTGGCCATGTCGACTCTGGTAAGTCGACCACTACTGGTCACTTGATCTACAAGCTTGGAGGAATTGACAAGCGTGTTATTGAGAGGTTTGAGAAAGAAGCTGCTGAGATGAACAAGAGGTCTTTCAAGTATGCCTGGGTGCTTGACAAGCTCAAAGCTGAGCGTGAGCGTGGTATCACCATTGATATTGCCTTGTGGAAATTCGAGACCACCAAGTACTACTGCACTGTCATTGATGCCCCTGGACATCGTGACTTTATCAAAAACATGATTACGGGTACCTCACAGGCAGACTGTGCTGTCCTCATTATTGACTCCACAACTGGTGGTTTTGAGGCTGGTATTTCCAAGGACGGACAGACCCGTGAGCATGCTTTGCTTGCTTTCACCCTTGGTGTGAGGCAAATGATTTGCTGCTGTAACAAG ATGGATGCCACCACCCCCAAATACTCCAAGGCTAGGTATGATGAAATTGTGAAGGAAGTCTCATCCTACATGAAGAAGGTTGGATACAACCCTGAAAAGATTCCATTTGTTCCCATCTCTGGTTTTGAGGGTGACAACATGATTGAGAGGTCAACCAACCTTGACTGGTACAAGGGACCAACCCTGCTTGAGGCTCTTGACATGATCCATGAGCCCAAGAGGCCATCTGACAAGCCCCTCCGACTTCCACTTCAGGATGTGTACAAGATTGGTGGTATTGGTACTGTACCTGTGGGTCGTGTGGAGACTGGTATCCTTAAGCCGGGTATGGTTGTTACTTTTGGACCTTCTGGTCTTACCACTGAAGTTAAGTCTGTTGAAATGCACCACGAAGCCCTTCAGGAGGCACTTCCCGGTGACAATGTTGGGTTCAATGTGAAGAACGTTGCTGTGAAGGATCTGAAGCGTGGTTATGTTGCCTCTAACTCCAAGGATGACCCTGCCAAAGGAGCTGCTAGCTTCACCTCTCAGGTCATCATCATGAACCACCCTGGACAGATCGGTAATGGATATGCTCCCGTGCTGGACTGCCACACCTCCCACATTGCAGTGAAGTTTGCTGAACTTTTGACCAAGATTGATAGACGGTCTGGTAAGGAGCTGGAGAAGGAACCCAAGTTCCTGAAGAATGGTGATGCTGGTATGGTGAAGATGATTCCCACAAAGCCCATGGTTGTTGAAACCTTCTCTGAGTACCCACCACTTGGTCGTTTTGCTGTGAGGGACATGAGACAAACGGTTGCAGTTGGTGTTATCAAGAATGTTGACAAGAAGGATCCAACTGGTGCCAAGGTCACCAAGGCTGCCCAGAAGAAGAAGTGA